A part of Leptotrichia hongkongensis genomic DNA contains:
- the coaD gene encoding pantetheine-phosphate adenylyltransferase has translation MGKVALYPGSFDPITKGHIDIIKRSSNLFDKLIIGIFKNSTKSKAWFSDEEKVEMIQEILKKENINAEIKIFKGLLVDFMCKENVNILIRGLRALSDYEYELQFTLTNKTLSKSEFETIFLTASREYLYLSSSLVKEVALNKGNLSFFVTKNVEQRLIKKVKELEKH, from the coding sequence ATGGGAAAAGTAGCGTTATATCCAGGAAGTTTTGATCCAATAACGAAGGGGCATATTGATATTATAAAGCGTTCTTCAAATTTATTTGACAAGTTAATAATAGGAATTTTTAAAAATTCTACAAAATCAAAGGCTTGGTTTTCTGATGAAGAAAAAGTTGAAATGATACAGGAAATCTTGAAAAAAGAGAATATTAATGCTGAAATAAAAATTTTTAAGGGATTATTAGTCGATTTTATGTGCAAAGAAAATGTAAATATTCTGATAAGAGGATTACGAGCATTGTCAGACTATGAATACGAGCTGCAGTTTACTTTGACAAATAAAACACTTTCAAAAAGTGAATTTGAAACGATATTTTTGACAGCTTCAAGAGAATATTTATATTTAAGTTCGAGCCTTGTAAAAGAAGTAGCTTTAAATAAGGGAAATTTGAGCTTTTTTGTGACAAAGAATGTAGAGCAACGTTTGATTAAGAAGGTTAAAGAACTGGAAAAACATTAA
- a CDS encoding SNF2-related protein, whose translation MRENSISLELKKQITPSIFVIGEEYYNKSLGNITALFADGNFITVEGEYKENSLCKTSITVEQKKGEFIEANCDCIFFKNNKKNCCKHVVTLGMMADHSEKISKVIGTDEIEMMFEDDFEEDNKKIAKIKEKDQNIRTEKATVKNSENDNKNKSRQRLKLKSENTKKLDKTVETFEKEENIQNGAFTNFDKKNKNLEIKFETIETNTEKAVKDEIEKENIDFQKKKINEEILENVESISKKINEIYNLYLEIENIQADEKQEMKLEIEIDEGSYSDYKYGYDYNQENNVPDYILRIKTGFKKIYYVKDILKFIEAIVKEREYEVTSKITYSPKNCFFNETNKKIINAIYEYSKEIQSVIDSGIKDKKGLKVYEMLLNKLLVAMEKGKNLILLGEQKQIMSSYEPLFVIENGRIMMRNIEKISKNSPFYSFSNDTAKVFKMDANEERFFGKFDSLDTDLFNQLSFEDNQKLGAVLRYENVNVAEYIEEDGNIDIFVSETDEKEVVKVNLSNTICAIKKNGKYFIPRKNMNLFKELRKLVESYSVANIELTEGTYNVNYEGLGKISEYIDKKYSNKVKIHLDNKIKNARNIDVHIGIKKVEHNFLNISFDIEGIKTEDVEIVMEAIKNEQKYITLSSGELVKIANKSIEELVGITDSISNLKVGENKISKIKALQLAQVSKNIQEELVKMDEFKDLFHKIKNRQEIEPHNINVKLFPYQKLGFNWLKNMYDIGFGGVLADDMGLGKTLQTISLLNEIYQENRDFSALIIVPSSLLYNWKEEIIKFTGISPTLIEGTAVQRKEIISRKSKGFMITTYQALRNDIEEYKNREFDVVVLDEAQNIKTTTSQIKKAVMKINSKVNFALTGTPVENNILELWSIFDFVIPGYLDNLTKFKKTYKEAIINPNSSKINNLREIIAPFLLRRTKKEVLTELPDKIESNMVVTLSKEQKQLYMSYIKQAKSEMKKFNKNDNNRMKILAILTKLRQICNSPTLFKQDYKGEVAKIEVLRDLLPDITENGHRLLIFSQFVGTLKEIEKELVSMGIEYFYIDGNVKSKERVEICNRFNAGERQAVLISLKAGGTGLNLVGADVVIHYDPWWNIAVENQASDRAYRIGQKKSVQVIKLVTEGTIEEKIIKIQENKRQLSENLLESKDGEKVLFEMSDKELMELLS comes from the coding sequence ATGAGAGAGAATAGTATTTCGTTAGAATTAAAAAAACAGATAACGCCAAGTATTTTCGTAATCGGAGAGGAATATTATAATAAGAGTTTGGGGAATATAACTGCACTTTTCGCTGATGGAAATTTTATAACGGTGGAAGGTGAGTACAAGGAAAACAGTCTTTGTAAGACATCAATTACGGTAGAACAGAAAAAAGGGGAATTTATCGAAGCAAACTGTGATTGCATATTTTTTAAGAATAATAAGAAAAATTGTTGTAAACACGTTGTAACTTTGGGGATGATGGCAGATCATTCAGAAAAAATTTCAAAAGTTATTGGGACAGATGAAATTGAAATGATGTTTGAAGATGATTTTGAGGAAGATAATAAAAAAATAGCCAAGATTAAGGAAAAAGACCAAAATATTAGAACTGAAAAAGCTACTGTGAAAAATTCAGAAAATGATAATAAAAATAAATCAAGACAGAGATTAAAACTAAAAAGTGAAAATACAAAAAAATTAGATAAAACAGTTGAAACTTTTGAAAAAGAGGAAAATATTCAAAATGGTGCATTTACAAATTTTGATAAAAAAAATAAAAATTTGGAAATTAAATTTGAAACAATTGAAACAAATACTGAAAAAGCTGTAAAAGATGAAATTGAAAAAGAGAATATAGATTTTCAAAAAAAGAAAATAAATGAGGAAATATTGGAAAATGTTGAAAGTATTTCTAAAAAAATTAATGAAATCTATAATCTTTATTTAGAAATCGAAAATATTCAAGCTGATGAAAAACAGGAAATGAAACTGGAAATAGAAATTGATGAAGGAAGTTATAGCGACTATAAATATGGGTATGACTATAATCAGGAAAATAATGTGCCAGACTATATTTTGCGAATAAAGACAGGATTTAAGAAAATATATTATGTAAAAGATATTTTGAAGTTTATTGAGGCTATTGTGAAAGAAAGGGAATATGAAGTTACTTCCAAAATTACTTACAGCCCTAAGAACTGTTTTTTCAATGAAACAAATAAAAAAATAATCAATGCAATTTACGAATACAGCAAAGAGATTCAAAGTGTTATAGACAGCGGAATTAAAGATAAAAAAGGCTTGAAAGTATATGAAATGCTTTTAAATAAACTGCTTGTAGCTATGGAAAAAGGAAAAAATCTTATTTTGTTAGGGGAGCAAAAACAGATAATGAGCAGTTATGAGCCTTTATTTGTAATCGAAAATGGCAGAATTATGATGAGAAATATAGAAAAAATCTCGAAAAATAGCCCATTTTATTCTTTTTCAAATGATACAGCGAAAGTCTTTAAGATGGATGCGAATGAGGAAAGATTTTTTGGGAAATTTGATTCTCTAGATACAGATTTATTTAATCAGCTTTCGTTTGAGGATAATCAGAAGCTGGGAGCAGTTTTGAGATATGAGAATGTAAATGTTGCTGAATATATTGAAGAAGATGGAAATATTGATATTTTTGTTTCAGAAACTGATGAAAAGGAAGTAGTGAAGGTTAATCTGTCAAATACTATTTGTGCAATAAAGAAAAATGGAAAATATTTTATTCCAAGAAAAAATATGAATTTATTCAAGGAACTAAGAAAACTTGTAGAAAGTTATTCTGTTGCAAATATAGAATTGACAGAAGGTACTTATAATGTAAATTATGAAGGTCTAGGGAAAATTTCAGAATATATTGATAAAAAATATTCAAACAAGGTAAAAATTCATTTAGACAATAAAATAAAAAATGCAAGAAATATAGATGTTCATATTGGAATAAAGAAAGTGGAGCATAATTTCTTGAATATCAGTTTTGATATTGAGGGAATAAAGACTGAAGATGTGGAAATTGTGATGGAAGCCATTAAAAATGAACAAAAATACATAACGCTTTCAAGTGGAGAGCTTGTAAAAATTGCCAACAAAAGTATTGAGGAATTAGTTGGAATTACAGATTCTATTTCTAATCTGAAAGTAGGAGAAAATAAAATTTCTAAAATAAAGGCATTGCAGCTTGCTCAAGTTTCAAAAAATATTCAGGAAGAACTTGTAAAAATGGATGAATTTAAGGATTTGTTCCATAAAATAAAAAATCGGCAGGAAATTGAGCCACATAATATAAATGTAAAATTATTTCCATATCAAAAATTAGGATTTAACTGGTTAAAAAATATGTATGATATTGGATTTGGTGGAGTTTTAGCCGATGATATGGGTCTTGGTAAGACTTTACAGACAATTTCACTGTTAAATGAGATTTATCAGGAAAATAGAGATTTTTCGGCATTGATTATTGTACCAAGTTCATTATTATACAATTGGAAGGAAGAGATTATCAAGTTTACAGGGATAAGTCCAACTCTAATTGAAGGAACGGCAGTTCAAAGAAAAGAAATTATTTCAAGAAAATCAAAAGGATTTATGATAACAACTTATCAGGCTTTGAGAAATGATATAGAGGAATATAAAAACAGAGAATTTGACGTAGTAGTGCTAGATGAGGCCCAAAATATAAAGACAACGACATCTCAAATAAAGAAGGCGGTTATGAAAATCAATAGCAAAGTTAATTTTGCATTGACAGGAACACCAGTTGAAAATAATATTTTAGAATTATGGTCAATCTTTGATTTTGTAATACCTGGTTATCTCGATAATTTGACAAAATTTAAAAAAACTTATAAGGAAGCCATTATAAATCCAAATTCTTCTAAAATAAATAATCTACGTGAAATCATAGCTCCATTTTTGTTAAGAAGAACAAAGAAGGAAGTGCTGACTGAATTGCCAGACAAGATTGAATCAAATATGGTTGTAACATTAAGTAAGGAGCAAAAGCAGCTATATATGTCCTATATTAAGCAGGCCAAGAGTGAAATGAAGAAATTCAACAAAAATGACAACAATAGAATGAAAATACTTGCAATCTTGACAAAACTTAGACAAATCTGTAATTCGCCAACTTTATTCAAGCAAGACTATAAAGGTGAGGTAGCAAAGATAGAAGTACTTCGGGATTTACTTCCAGATATTACAGAAAATGGGCATAGATTATTGATTTTTTCACAATTTGTAGGAACTTTGAAGGAAATTGAAAAAGAGCTTGTAAGTATGGGGATTGAATATTTTTATATTGATGGAAACGTAAAGTCTAAGGAAAGAGTTGAGATTTGTAACAGATTTAACGCCGGAGAAAGACAAGCTGTCTTAATTTCGCTAAAAGCAGGTGGAACAGGATTAAATCTTGTTGGAGCAGATGTTGTAATTCATTATGATCCGTGGTGGAATATTGCTGTTGAAAATCAAGCAAGTGACAGAGCATATAGAATTGGACAGAAAAAAAGTGTGCAAGTTATAAAACTTGTGACAGAAGGAACAATTGAGGAAAAAATCATAAAAATTCAGGAAAATAAACGTCAATTAAGCGAGAATTTACTAGAAAGTAAAGACGGAGAGAAAGTCCTTTTTGAAATGAGTGATAAGGAATTAATGGAATTATTAAGCTAA
- the lepB gene encoding signal peptidase I, translating into MNMLLWGVFYLIATLFLLFFFFKEKQVIHWIRTKEDEILQKVSLERSDRSFIAGNILTIVALIITSVFFVIVDKTPDSDIFIKVWGILGVFIINLIIYVLRRQHEWIFLLNLVMLFLSRLMFNIMDINFHIYLGINVVISLILIYLFKDLPKEKIDEQVILKEAVYGNKKMENILTEAKVKNESTEEILKKMFPKENITVEERIKREERKRSTFGKALSRIDNALVAIILVGLIQMFYIGNYVIPTGSMEPTIRIQDRVFTNMVKYHFSHPKVGHIIAFKEPMENKLMFTKRIVGAAGDTLQIAKGKMSITEFRIAILDSEPKIEYTGDEKHDKLEEAKYEKELQERQVKEVGGAMIINGQESEILKRVTPQKLYLPEGILMNNKIYIPKKGDKVKLDKVIAIDKVFRKTEDKDNTLIGQVNWESYYDGKGYKKLSGKEFLDLIKTDKNFKDIIGSNDIYKASPDNVLTNKYYTFTLKVEGRDEMVMPIMDFKYNDELFKKLLNGETITLDTNYYMAMGDNTSNSHDTRYFGLVAEPRIKGELLVRWWPLTRIGLL; encoded by the coding sequence ATGAATATGTTATTGTGGGGAGTATTTTATCTTATTGCAACGTTATTTCTGTTATTTTTCTTTTTTAAGGAAAAACAGGTCATACATTGGATAAGAACTAAAGAAGATGAAATATTGCAGAAAGTTTCACTTGAGAGAAGCGATAGAAGTTTTATTGCAGGGAATATATTAACAATAGTTGCATTAATTATTACATCAGTATTTTTCGTGATTGTTGATAAAACGCCAGATTCTGATATTTTTATAAAAGTTTGGGGAATTCTTGGAGTGTTTATTATAAATTTAATAATTTATGTTCTAAGAAGACAACATGAATGGATTTTTTTACTTAATCTTGTAATGTTGTTTTTGAGCAGATTAATGTTTAATATTATGGATATAAATTTTCATATTTATTTGGGAATAAATGTTGTAATTTCATTGATTCTTATTTATTTGTTTAAAGATTTACCAAAAGAAAAAATTGATGAACAAGTGATTCTAAAGGAAGCTGTGTATGGAAATAAAAAAATGGAGAATATATTGACTGAGGCAAAAGTAAAGAATGAAAGCACAGAAGAAATTTTAAAAAAAATGTTTCCAAAGGAAAATATTACAGTAGAAGAGAGAATTAAAAGAGAAGAAAGAAAAAGAAGTACATTTGGGAAAGCACTTTCAAGAATTGATAATGCTTTAGTTGCAATTATTTTAGTTGGACTGATACAAATGTTTTATATAGGAAATTATGTAATTCCTACAGGTTCAATGGAACCTACAATTAGGATTCAAGATAGGGTTTTTACGAATATGGTTAAATATCATTTTTCACACCCTAAAGTTGGACATATAATTGCGTTTAAAGAGCCGATGGAAAATAAACTGATGTTTACAAAAAGAATAGTTGGAGCAGCGGGAGATACTTTGCAAATTGCAAAAGGGAAAATGAGTATAACAGAATTTAGAATCGCAATTCTTGACAGCGAACCAAAAATTGAATATACTGGCGATGAAAAACACGACAAACTTGAAGAAGCAAAATATGAAAAAGAATTACAGGAACGTCAAGTTAAAGAAGTTGGTGGAGCAATGATAATAAATGGACAGGAATCAGAAATTTTAAAAAGAGTAACACCTCAAAAATTATATTTACCTGAAGGAATTCTTATGAATAATAAAATTTATATTCCTAAAAAAGGTGATAAAGTAAAACTAGATAAAGTCATTGCAATTGATAAAGTATTTAGAAAAACGGAAGACAAAGATAATACTTTAATTGGTCAAGTAAACTGGGAAAGCTACTATGATGGAAAAGGTTACAAAAAATTAAGTGGAAAAGAGTTTTTAGATTTAATAAAGACAGATAAGAATTTTAAAGATATAATAGGAAGTAATGATATCTATAAAGCTAGCCCTGATAATGTGCTAACTAATAAATACTATACGTTTACTTTAAAAGTTGAAGGTAGAGATGAAATGGTTATGCCAATTATGGACTTTAAGTATAATGATGAATTGTTTAAGAAGTTGTTAAATGGAGAAACTATAACACTTGATACTAATTATTATATGGCTATGGGAGATAACACTTCAAATAGTCATGACACAAGATACTTTGGGCTTGTAGCAGAGCCAAGAATTAAGGGTGAATTGCTTGTAAGATGGTGGCCATTGACTAGAATTGGGCTATTATAA
- the rplS gene encoding 50S ribosomal protein L19 gives MKEKLIELVEKNYLKADVPQFKAGDTVAVHYKVKEGNKERIQVFEGVVIRVSGGSVAKNFTVRKVSSGIGVERIIPLNSPLVEKIEVKRIGKVRRSKLYYLRNLSGKAARIKEIRK, from the coding sequence TAATCGAATTAGTAGAAAAAAATTACTTGAAAGCTGATGTACCTCAATTTAAAGCAGGGGATACAGTTGCAGTTCACTACAAAGTAAAAGAGGGAAACAAAGAAAGAATACAGGTTTTTGAAGGTGTAGTTATTAGAGTTTCTGGTGGAAGTGTTGCTAAAAACTTCACAGTTAGAAAAGTATCTTCAGGAATCGGTGTAGAAAGAATCATTCCTTTAAATTCTCCATTAGTAGAAAAAATCGAAGTTAAGAGAATTGGTAAAGTAAGAAGATCTAAATTATACTACTTGAGAAACTTATCAGGAAAAGCTGCTAGAATTAAAGAAATTAGAAAGTAG
- the fabF gene encoding beta-ketoacyl-ACP synthase II — protein sequence MRRVVITGIGLVTPLGTGKDKAWKNLLAGECGIDKITQFDTSEHSVHIAAEVKDFVPENYIEKKELKKIARFSQFAIAASKEALEDAKLEITEENADRIGVIIGSGIGGLDVIEQEVEKLVTKGPKRVSPFYIPAAILNMASGNTSIYIGAKGPNKTVVTACASGTNSIGDAFQAILLGKADAMVAGGTEATVTPSGIAGFANLKALSTNPDPKTASRPFTADRDGFVLGEGAGVLVLEELEHAKKRGAKIYAEVVGYGETGDAYHMTAPSDGGEGAARAFKMALEQGNIKPEEVGYINAHGTSTPANDKNETQAIKTAFGEHAYKLAVSSTKGATGHLLGGAGGIEAAFLALAISEGIMPPTINYENPDPLCDLDYVPNKPVKRDIEVGMSSSLGFGGHNAVLAFRKYK from the coding sequence ATGAGAAGAGTAGTTATTACAGGAATAGGATTAGTAACTCCGTTGGGAACCGGGAAAGATAAGGCTTGGAAAAATTTGTTGGCTGGAGAATGTGGAATTGATAAGATTACACAGTTTGATACTTCAGAGCATTCAGTGCATATTGCAGCAGAAGTGAAAGACTTTGTGCCTGAAAATTATATTGAAAAAAAAGAATTGAAAAAAATAGCTAGATTTTCGCAATTTGCGATTGCGGCTTCTAAAGAAGCATTGGAAGATGCTAAACTTGAAATTACAGAAGAAAATGCGGATAGAATTGGAGTGATTATTGGTTCAGGGATAGGAGGACTGGATGTAATTGAGCAGGAAGTGGAAAAGCTTGTTACTAAAGGACCTAAAAGAGTATCACCATTTTATATTCCAGCAGCAATCTTGAATATGGCTTCTGGAAATACTTCAATTTATATTGGAGCAAAAGGGCCTAATAAGACTGTTGTTACAGCTTGTGCTTCAGGAACGAACTCAATTGGAGATGCTTTTCAAGCAATTTTATTAGGAAAAGCTGATGCAATGGTAGCAGGAGGAACAGAAGCAACTGTAACTCCATCGGGAATAGCAGGATTTGCAAACTTGAAAGCATTGTCAACTAATCCAGATCCTAAAACTGCATCACGTCCATTTACAGCGGATAGAGATGGATTTGTACTTGGGGAAGGTGCTGGAGTGCTAGTGCTGGAAGAATTGGAACACGCTAAAAAACGTGGAGCAAAAATTTATGCAGAAGTTGTTGGATATGGAGAAACAGGAGATGCTTATCATATGACAGCACCATCTGACGGTGGAGAAGGAGCAGCAAGAGCGTTTAAAATGGCTTTGGAGCAAGGAAATATTAAACCAGAGGAAGTTGGATACATTAATGCACATGGAACATCAACACCTGCAAATGATAAAAATGAAACACAAGCAATAAAAACAGCATTTGGAGAACATGCATATAAACTTGCTGTGAGTTCTACAAAAGGTGCGACAGGACATTTATTAGGTGGAGCAGGTGGAATTGAAGCAGCATTCTTGGCACTTGCGATTTCAGAAGGAATCATGCCTCCAACAATAAATTATGAAAATCCAGATCCATTATGTGACTTGGATTATGTACCAAACAAACCAGTTAAAAGAGATATTGAAGTAGGAATGTCAAGCTCACTAGGATTTGGTGGACACAATGCAGTTTTAGCATTTAGAAAATATAAATAA
- a CDS encoding acyl carrier protein translates to MLDKIKSIVVDQLGVDEDQVTEDASFVDDLGADSLDTVELIMAFEEEFDIEIPDEDAQKIKTVKDVIEYIESKQ, encoded by the coding sequence ATGCTAGATAAAATTAAATCAATAGTAGTAGATCAATTAGGAGTAGATGAAGATCAAGTAACAGAAGATGCATCTTTTGTTGATGATTTAGGAGCAGATTCATTAGATACAGTTGAATTAATCATGGCTTTTGAAGAAGAATTTGACATTGAAATTCCTGATGAAGATGCACAAAAAATTAAAACAGTTAAAGATGTAATTGAATACATCGAATCTAAACAATAG
- the radA gene encoding DNA repair protein RadA, translated as MAVKKEKTKYICSECGYNSLKWLGKCPNCDSWGTFEEEIDIKSTFRNVESKEVSISKITEIEIEKEFRMVTPFEEFDRVLGGGLIKGEVVLITGSPGIGKSTFLLQLSQEYAKIGNVFYVSGEESPRQIKQRAERVNVKSENLYILNDTNIEKIESVILKDKPKVVVIDSIQTLYSENVNSIPGSVTQIRETTLKIIEIAKKNEIAFYIVGHVTKDGKLAGPKLLEHMVDAVLQIEGEENNYYRIIRSIKNRYGSTNEISIFDMKENGISEVKNPSEFFISDRDEKNIGSIIVPIFEGSRVFLFEVQSLLGTPNFGMPRRTVEGYDKTRVEILSAVLSRSLKVDVNSKDIYINIPGGIDLNDRSSDLAVVFSLLSSVKGVPISQKIAAIGELGLRGEVRKVSFIKNRVNELEKMGFSGVYLPKSHQADFEKEKTKIKLNYISNISELVERIR; from the coding sequence ATGGCTGTAAAAAAGGAGAAAACAAAATATATATGTTCAGAGTGTGGATATAATTCACTAAAATGGCTTGGAAAATGTCCTAACTGTGACTCGTGGGGAACGTTTGAAGAGGAAATTGATATAAAAAGTACGTTTAGGAATGTGGAATCAAAGGAAGTTTCGATAAGCAAGATAACAGAAATCGAAATAGAAAAGGAATTTCGGATGGTAACACCTTTTGAGGAATTTGATAGAGTACTGGGAGGCGGGCTAATAAAGGGAGAAGTTGTACTGATTACGGGAAGTCCTGGAATCGGAAAATCAACTTTTTTGCTTCAATTATCTCAGGAATATGCAAAAATTGGAAATGTATTCTATGTTTCTGGGGAAGAATCGCCACGACAAATAAAACAGCGTGCAGAACGTGTCAATGTAAAAAGTGAAAATTTGTATATTTTGAATGACACAAATATTGAAAAAATCGAAAGTGTAATTTTGAAAGATAAGCCAAAAGTTGTTGTAATTGATTCAATTCAGACACTTTATTCAGAAAATGTTAATTCCATTCCTGGAAGTGTAACTCAAATTCGTGAAACAACTTTAAAAATCATTGAAATTGCTAAAAAAAACGAAATTGCATTTTATATTGTGGGACATGTTACAAAGGATGGAAAACTAGCAGGACCAAAACTATTGGAACATATGGTAGATGCAGTATTGCAAATTGAAGGAGAAGAAAACAATTACTACAGAATTATCCGCTCTATAAAGAATCGTTATGGATCCACAAATGAAATTTCAATTTTTGATATGAAAGAAAATGGAATTAGTGAAGTAAAAAATCCGTCTGAATTTTTTATAAGTGATAGAGATGAAAAAAATATTGGAAGTATTATTGTGCCAATTTTTGAAGGAAGCCGTGTGTTCTTATTTGAAGTGCAGTCGTTGCTAGGAACTCCGAATTTTGGAATGCCACGAAGAACAGTAGAAGGATATGACAAAACTCGTGTGGAAATATTGAGTGCAGTATTGTCACGTTCTTTGAAGGTAGATGTAAATTCAAAAGATATTTATATAAATATTCCAGGTGGAATTGACTTGAATGATAGAAGTTCTGATCTAGCAGTGGTTTTTTCGCTTTTATCCTCAGTAAAGGGAGTGCCGATAAGCCAGAAAATAGCGGCTATTGGTGAATTAGGTCTGAGAGGAGAGGTAAGAAAAGTTTCATTTATCAAAAATAGAGTGAATGAACTAGAAAAGATGGGATTTTCAGGAGTGTATCTTCCAAAAAGTCATCAGGCAGACTTTGAGAAGGAGAAAACAAAAATAAAACTTAATTATATAAGTAACATAAGTGAACTTGTTGAGAGGATAAGATAA
- the rnc gene encoding ribonuclease III, whose translation MEINRNRNADELMKKIGYEFKNKEYLEEALTHRSYSNETEKDRRFNNEKLEFLGDAILNLITTEYIYELYEKKTEGELAKLKSQIISEPVFSTIASELELGEYLYLSNGEIMSSGRHRRSILGDAFEALIGAIFKDSDYYTAKNIALKFLLGKINKLEEIEGTGDYKTVLQEFVQGKYRKMPEYNLIKTSGPDHDKVFEMSVSWNDKIHGIGTGKSKKEAEKHAAREALARLKKSEK comes from the coding sequence ATGGAAATAAATAGGAATAGAAACGCTGATGAATTAATGAAAAAAATAGGATACGAATTTAAAAATAAGGAGTATCTGGAAGAAGCGTTGACACATAGATCGTATTCCAATGAAACCGAGAAGGATAGAAGATTTAATAATGAAAAGCTCGAATTTTTAGGAGATGCGATTTTGAATCTTATAACAACAGAGTATATTTATGAACTTTATGAAAAAAAGACGGAAGGAGAACTTGCAAAGCTTAAAAGTCAGATTATAAGCGAACCTGTATTTTCAACTATTGCGAGTGAGCTTGAGCTAGGAGAGTATTTATACTTGAGTAATGGTGAAATTATGTCTAGCGGAAGACACAGAAGATCTATTCTAGGGGATGCTTTTGAAGCTTTGATTGGTGCGATTTTTAAGGATTCTGATTATTATACTGCGAAAAATATTGCATTAAAATTTTTACTTGGGAAAATAAACAAACTTGAAGAAATAGAAGGAACAGGAGACTATAAAACAGTTTTGCAGGAATTTGTACAAGGAAAGTACAGAAAAATGCCTGAATATAATTTGATTAAAACTAGTGGACCAGACCATGACAAAGTTTTTGAAATGTCTGTAAGCTGGAATGATAAAATTCATGGTATAGGAACTGGAAAAAGTAAAAAAGAGGCAGAAAAACATGCTGCAAGGGAAGCTCTCGCAAGATTAAAAAAATCAGAAAAGTAA
- a CDS encoding GNAT family N-acetyltransferase, with product MENIVDELVKIHNESFKNKVEDKYFSEMMLSEQYEIYCLFNFVRENIFIEKLKKEDKNKIFEKSQKEKTDFGKNEKFEKNMLGYVAFYGTIESIDIFEVAIKKEYQGQGFGEKLLIESMKNLIKDNENIRIKNIHFSGEKFLLEVNENNGKALKLYKKIGFEEIYVRKNYYGNNENAIIMMKSI from the coding sequence ATGGAAAATATTGTCGATGAATTGGTTAAAATTCATAATGAGAGCTTTAAAAATAAAGTTGAAGATAAATATTTTTCTGAAATGATGTTAAGTGAGCAGTATGAGATATACTGCTTATTTAATTTTGTGAGAGAAAATATTTTTATAGAAAAATTAAAAAAAGAAGATAAAAATAAAATTTTTGAAAAAAGTCAAAAAGAAAAAACGGATTTTGGTAAAAATGAAAAATTTGAAAAAAATATGTTGGGATATGTCGCATTTTATGGTACAATAGAGAGCATAGATATTTTTGAGGTAGCAATAAAAAAAGAATATCAAGGACAAGGTTTTGGCGAAAAATTGTTAATTGAAAGCATGAAAAATTTGATTAAGGATAATGAAAATATAAGAATTAAAAATATACATTTTTCAGGAGAAAAATTTTTGCTGGAAGTTAACGAAAATAACGGAAAAGCGCTAAAACTTTATAAAAAAATTGGATTTGAAGAAATTTATGTAAGGAAAAATTATTATGGGAATAATGAAAATGCAATAATAATGATGAAATCTATTTAA